A single genomic interval of Stenotrophomonas sp. ZAC14D1_NAIMI4_1 harbors:
- the rpoZ gene encoding DNA-directed RNA polymerase subunit omega, whose translation MARITVEDCLEVVNNRFELVMMASKRARQLANGVQATLDNDTEDKPTVLALREIAARKIDNALIDEVEKAERERAEREALEWAAAEVVADEDMSKNDD comes from the coding sequence ATGGCCCGCATCACCGTAGAAGATTGCCTGGAAGTCGTTAACAACCGTTTCGAGCTGGTCATGATGGCCTCCAAGCGTGCCCGCCAGCTTGCCAACGGCGTGCAGGCCACCCTGGACAACGACACCGAAGACAAGCCGACCGTGCTGGCACTGCGCGAAATCGCCGCCCGCAAGATCGACAACGCGCTGATCGACGAAGTCGAGAAGGCCGAGCGCGAGCGTGCCGAGCGCGAAGCGCTGGAGTGGGCCGCCGCTGAAGTGGTCGCCGACGAAGACATGTCCAAGAACGACGATTGA
- the gmk gene encoding guanylate kinase, which produces MSAPSTPSAAVARGTLYIVAAPSGAGKSSIVNATLARDPQIALSISFTSRAMRPGEVNGEHYHFVSAETFEEMIADGDFFEHAWVHGDWKGTARQSVEPQLAAGQDVLLEIDWQGAQQVRQLVPGTVTVFILPPSKQALQDRMRKRGQDSEAVIAQRLGAARDEMLHFNEFDYVIVNEVFDTAVDELCAIFTASRLRREAQKVRHAGLIQALLTPDTGATD; this is translated from the coding sequence ATGAGCGCTCCGTCCACTCCGTCGGCCGCCGTTGCGCGCGGTACGCTGTACATCGTTGCGGCCCCCTCGGGCGCCGGCAAGAGCAGCATCGTCAACGCCACCCTGGCGCGTGACCCGCAGATCGCCCTGTCCATTTCCTTCACCTCGCGCGCCATGCGCCCGGGTGAGGTGAACGGCGAGCACTACCACTTCGTCAGCGCCGAGACGTTCGAGGAAATGATCGCCGACGGCGATTTCTTCGAGCATGCCTGGGTGCATGGCGACTGGAAGGGCACCGCCCGGCAGTCGGTGGAGCCGCAGCTGGCCGCCGGCCAGGACGTACTGCTGGAAATCGACTGGCAGGGCGCCCAGCAGGTGCGCCAGCTGGTGCCGGGCACGGTGACGGTGTTCATCCTGCCGCCGTCCAAGCAGGCCCTGCAGGACCGCATGCGCAAGCGCGGCCAGGACAGCGAGGCGGTCATCGCCCAGCGCCTGGGTGCCGCCCGCGATGAAATGCTGCACTTCAACGAGTTCGACTACGTCATCGTCAACGAGGTGTTCGACACCGCCGTGGACGAGCTGTGCGCCATCTTCACCGCCAGCCGCCTGCGCCGGGAGGCCCAGAAGGTCCGCCACGCCGGCCTCATCCAGGCCCTGCTGACCCCGGATACGGGCGCAACTGACTGA